GGCGCCGATATCGAGGCGGCCGGGTGGCTGACTCTGCTCTAATTTTCTTGAAAATCCAGGTATTTGCTTGAGTCAAGTATGTGCACTGTCGCGCCGGGTTCATTTTGGTGTCCAGCTGCCTGTCCTGCGCCCCGCGCGTTGACGGCTGGGACGTTGAGGTGAGACCGGGACTGACCAGCTCACCACAGATTATCGAGAGACTGCCGCCAAGCTGCAAAAGGAGTGGAGGGTCCACCAGCCTCACAGGCAGTTTGACTTCGCGCCCCATGTCAACACGTATGCGCTGGTGTCGCTTTTGAATAAAGGCCTCATCTACGAGGAGCACCAGAGACAGTTCGCTGCTGCGCAAAGGGTACGTGATTTTTTGGCTATGTTCCGCTCCTCTGAGAATTTCCCCCTTCAATTTTGAGCTCACCCTCCTTTTTTGGGGGTTGCACCCGGCATGGAATTGGCCGGCTGTGCTGGTGGCTTTGGGCCCAGGGAGGGGGGCCGCTAATGCCGGGGTGCTGACACTTCCCTTGCAGGCGCTCCGCGATGTGCCGGCaacggccgaggcggcgccgcggggcgTGTTTGGCCCGCTGAAATTCCAGCCCGAGGTTGATGAGGACGGGGAAGACGATGAGGAGTCGGAACCGGAACCGGAACCAGAGCCCGAGGAGGCAGGGAACCCTCTGAAGCGCACGGTCGAACGGCAGCATCACCGCGAATTGTCGCGTGGGTCCCCCGCAAAGCGACAGCGGCTCAACAACGGCTACGAGAATGGGGCCGATTCCGCCACCACGCCAATGGAAATTGACCACCACCCGGGCAACAATCATGCCTACCCGTCACCATTAGAAGGCGAACAGGGCGAATCACCGCTGCTGCGCACCGAGGGCCCGTCGCGCGGCACGCAGGTCGAGAAGGTGCGCGATCTGACCCAGACGACTGTGTTCCTACGCTTGGGCGCGGACGACTCGCCGGAGGCGAGCGAAAACCCTCTCGTGCTGCACTGCGAGTGGAACCCGCGGGACCCATCGATCTTGGCGAGCGCCGGGACAGATGCGCTAGCCCGCATTTGGACGCTGCCTTGtggggccgccgcggacgcgGAGCCCGGTCACGTGGACTCCGGCAGCCGCTCGTTCATGAgcatcgtcgacgaggacctgCCCAAGACAGCGATGGTCTCGGCCATGGCGTGGAGTTCGAGCGGCGATCTCATTGCTCTCGGCACCGATCTCGGAAACAAGTCGCGCGTGAGCATCTGGTCTGTTGACGGAACTAGCATGCAGCGcttcgacggcctcgacTCGCCCATCACCAACCTCTGCTGGAGCCCAAACAGCAacttcctcctcgccatctGCCCGGATGTGAGCAACGGGCTAGATAGTACCGGCACCTTGCTTCACATTGCGTCTCCGTCCATGGTAAACTCCATGTCGCACGTCCTCAACCATGATCTCCGCGCCGACAGCCTTGATGCGACTTGGATCAGCGAGACCGAGTTTCTCCTTTGTGGCGGTGACCTGTTGGTCTCCTTCCGATGCACAGAGCAGGGCATTGTGCTGGCCAGGGAGTTTCAGACAGGCAAAGACGAGCGCTTCACCCTGGTCGAGTTCGATTGGCGGTCGAAGCTGGTTGCGACTGCCAGCGACAAAGGCTACATCGATGTGAGTGCTTATTCATTGTAGCCTCTGCGCGTCTACCCATTGCTGACGCGTGTCTTTTTGATGCGGCAGATCTGGGACGAGTCCGGCAAGCGTCGCTCGATCCCTGCTCACGACGGCGCCATCACCAGTCTCCGATGGCAGCCGCTGCAGGCGGATCCCACCGAAGATGAGAGATTACTGGTATCTGGGGGTGAAGACGGCGCCATCCTAGTCTGGAACGTGCGCAGCGCCGAGAACAAGCCGAAATATTCCATCACCTTGCCACCCCCGCTTGCCGTCAACAATCTCTCGATGACTCCCGACGGAGCACTCGTCGCCGTTGCGACGCACGACAGGATCTTGGTTTGGAAGCTCGGCGAGCACACGATGCCCAAAGCCAACTGGATCCCGCAGCCAGGCTGGCAGAGCCCTAACTCTGGCACCGACACGGAAGACGTTATACCTTGCTTGGGCTGGGATGCCGAGGGTCAGCGGCTGGTTTACGGCTTGGAGAATAGGGTAAGTGGCAATGAGACTTGTTCGTTCTTCCCCGGCTAACCTCAGCCAGCTTGCCGTCATCAGTCTCCGGTAGCACAAGGGTTTATACGAAGGATGCCAATAGAATCGGGCGCACAGCGGCCTTCCTTGAGATTGGGAACCAGCCCTGTCTGCGGCGAACTGGGGCAACGCCTTCAGAATTGCTTGCTCAAGCTGGGAATGTCCGACCGGTTCCTGATCGAgtgctggagctgctggcgaGACTTAGCGCGCACTCAAGAGAGACATGTGGGCTGTCGCCACATGGTCTACGGGTTCGCCTTTCGGTCGGCGTATTTCGCCGTCATTCGAGGCCCAACTCAACGCTAGTTGTCCGATCGCTTTTCTCGACAGCCTCGGCAGCGAAATATGGCGGCATGCGCCCGTCCGTATCCGTCGACCTAGATAGGCCTAAGGGCTCTGCAAGGTCGACTGAGACTCACAGTCTCGGCTGCGGTGTTCGGCTGCGGAAGTGTCTGGaacccgccgccgtggaCGGAATTCCGCCTTCGATATGGGGTACACTTCAGCTCTGCGACACCGGCAGATGACAGGGCTAGGTGCTGCATTCAAATCCCTTCAGCACGCACGTACATTTGCTCTCGGCACTGACGTGAGCACGAAGCTCTCCTGAGGGCGACCCAAGGTTTCTCAACGGCACTCAATTGTACGGCTTGGTTGCCACGGGACGGTCAGCTCTGGGGACGACTCCCCATCCGCGCGTGTTCAAGTAGCCAATGCGTTGGTTGTCTGCGGCAGGGCGGCAGGATCAGAGGCGGTGACACGAGAAGGATTCGCCCCTGCTCTGCACCGCAACATCACTGTTTTCGTGGACGCGCAAAAAAATCTGGAATTCTTCCACCTTGTCAGGCCGTTTGGCCACGGGGAACCTAGAGCTTCGAGGTACCTGAAATGTGGACAACAGCTTGAGCGGGTTTTGGGTGCATTATGTTTAAAAAGCTAAGCGTTTGTTTGGGACCGGCAGCATTGCTTACAGGTTTCGTTTCCTCACATTCCCGGTGTTGGACAGCGAAGGTGCAGCGCTATGTGAGCAATGTATTTGGATTGTATGACATTGCTTCCTAGAAAGATACTACTGTGGAACGGGTTTCAATTGCCTATCGATCTTTACAGCATGAAGCGCTGCTTGGGGTTCTCGGCGAGATACTGCTTGCCTCCTGCCAATTTGGAGACCTACGGTCACCCTACAGTTGGTCTGGAACCCGTAAGCCCAAGTTGAGGAGTGGTTTGAGATCATCTGTATATTAAACGAGTACTCTATCTTTTTATGCCATATGCTACCATGCCGACCGGATCTATCAGTACGCCTGGCATAGAATCCAACCCCATGTCCCAATGCTCTTTTTTTTCCTAACCTGAACGCCGTTGCTCGAACTCAACCCGCACAAAGCCCCCTCATGCAAACaacttctctctctctgaGGTTCCCCCACCCCGTTCTCTTAACCCCCCACTCTCATATTCGTTCCCTAATGATATGATCCTCACACAGCGCTTCTCGCATCCCTATCCAAGCGCGGCACGCCCGCGCTCGCGCCCCGCTCGAGCACCTCCTTCTCGCTCGGCGGCtccgcgtcctcggcggcaggcccggcggcgcccttgGGCGGGAAGGTGGGCGCGTAGGCGCTGCGGGCACGGATCTTGTGGCCGTACAGGTAGAAGACGACGGGGATGGgcacgagggcggcggcgacgcagcCGAGCAGGGTGGAGGCCCACTGGATGCCCATGCCGTCGAACATGTACTTGGAGAAGAGCgggaagccggcgccggcgagcgagCGCAGGAAGGTGttgccggcgatggcggaggcggcgaaCATGAGGTACGCGTCCACCAGGTAGTTGAGCGCCTGCAGGAAGATGGAGGCCAGCCCGAAGCCCGTGAGCAGGCCCGACAGCGTCGGCACGATCCAGTGGACGTCGGGCCGGTAACCGGACCATCCGAACCAGAACAGGCCCGCGGCGaaggccacgccgccggcgatgacgCTGGGCAGGCGCCACTCGGGCACGGGCACGCCCCCGTTCGCGGCCAGCTTCCGCATGTACCacggctgctgcagcagcacggTGATGCCGGCGATGAGCTGGCCGATGACCATGCCAAAGAAGGTGaggccggccacgccgggGGTCATGTGGTACACGCCCTGGAAGACGAAGGGGTAGGCGGTCAGGAACAGGTAGAGCAGGCCGTAGATGAAGGCCATGTAGACGG
The nucleotide sequence above comes from Thermothielavioides terrestris NRRL 8126 chromosome 6, complete sequence. Encoded proteins:
- a CDS encoding uncharacterized protein (Contains conserved domains cd00200], WD40 domain and LisH[pfam08513], The LisH (lis homology) domain mediates protein dimerization and tetramerisation.); the protein is MKELLDTDRVNFLVWRYLLESNYRETAAKLQKEWRVHQPHRQFDFAPHVNTYALVSLLNKGLIYEEHQRQFAAAQRALRDVPATAEAAPRGVFGPLKFQPEVDEDGEDDEESEPEPEPEPEEAGNPLKRTVERQHHRELSRGSPAKRQRLNNGYENGADSATTPMEIDHHPGNNHAYPSPLEGEQGESPLLRTEGPSRGTQVEKVRDLTQTTVFLRLGADDSPEASENPLVLHCEWNPRDPSILASAGTDALARIWTLPCGAAADAEPGHVDSGSRSFMSIVDEDLPKTAMVSAMAWSSSGDLIALGTDLGNKSRVSIWSVDGTSMQRFDGLDSPITNLCWSPNSNFLLAICPDVSNGLDSTGTLLHIASPSMVNSMSHVLNHDLRADSLDATWISETEFLLCGGDLLVSFRCTEQGIVLAREFQTGKDERFTLVEFDWRSKLVATASDKGYIDIWDESGKRRSIPAHDGAITSLRWQPLQADPTEDERLLVSGGEDGAILVWNVRSAENKPKYSITLPPPLAVNNLSMTPDGALVAVATHDRILVWKLGEHTMPKANWIPQPGWQSPNSGTDTEDVIPCLGWDAEGQRLVYGLENRLAVISLR